Proteins encoded within one genomic window of Ranitomeya variabilis isolate aRanVar5 chromosome 4, aRanVar5.hap1, whole genome shotgun sequence:
- the PRPF31 gene encoding U4/U6 small nuclear ribonucleoprotein Prp31 has protein sequence MSLADELLADLEEAADEEEDNLIDEDDLDTIEEVQEEMQVDVNAESVKSIAKLWDSKQFSDILDKIDEYVQRQPKASEVMGPVEAAPEYKVIVDANNLTVEIENELNIIHKFIRDKYSKRFPELESLVPNALDYIRTVKELGNNLDKCKNNENLQQILTNATIMVVSVTASTTQGQQLTFEELERIEEACDMALELNQSKHRIYEYVESRMSFIAPNLSIIVGASTAAKIMGIAGGLTNLSKMPACNVMLLGAQRKTLSGFSSTSVLPHTGYIYHSDIVQLLPSDLHRKAARLVSAKCTLAARVDSFHESTEGKVGYDLKEEIERKFDKWQEPPPVKQVKPLPAPLDGQRKKRGGRRYRKMKERLGLTEIRKQANRMSFGEIEEDAYQEDLGFSLGHLGKSGSGRIRQAQVNEATKARISKTLQRTLQKQSMVYGGKSTVRDRSSGTASSVAFTPLQGLEIVNPHAAEKKVAEANQKYFSSMAEFLKVKHEKNGTMTQ, from the exons ATGTCTCTGGCGGACGAGTTGCTAGCTGATCTGGAGGAGGCTGCAGATGAAGAAGAGGACAACTTAATAGATGAGGATGACTTGGATACCATTGAAGAAGTACAGGAGGAAATGCAGGTGGATGTTAATGCTGAGTCAGTGAAAAGTATAGCGAAGTTATGGGATAGCAAACAG TTTTCAGACATTCTTGACAAGATCGATGAATATGTCCAAAGACAACCAAAAGCATCTGAAG TTATGGGACCTGTGGAAGCAGCACCTGAGTATAAAGTGATTGTGGATGCAAACAATTTGACTGTGGAAATAGAAAATGAATTAA ATATTATCCACAAGTTCATCAGAGACAAGTATTCAAAGCGGTTTCCTGAGCTGGAGTCTCTGGTTCCAAATGCCTTGGACTACATAAGAACAGTGAAG GAGTTGGGCAACAATCTGGATAAATGTAAGAATAATGAGAATCTCCAGCAAATTCTGACCAATGCCACCATCATGGTTGTGAGTGTAACAGCCTCCACTACCCAGGG GCAGCAGCTGACTTTTGAGGAATTGGAACGCATTGAAGAAGCATGTGACATGGCGCTGGAGCTAAACCAGTCCAAACACCGGATCTATGAGTACGTGGAGTCTCGCATGTCCTTCATTGCTCCCAATCTCTCCATTATTGTTGGGGCTTCAACTGCAGCCAAGATAATGG GTATCGCTGGTGGTCTTACAAACCTCTCTAAGATGCCTGCCTGCAATGTCATGCTCCTGGGAGCTCAGAGGAAAACCTTATCTGGCTTTTCTAGCACTTCTGTCCTTCCTCATACAGGTTATATTTACCACAGTGACATCGTCCAGTTATTGCCCTCG GACTTGCATCGAAAGGCAGCACGACTGGTGTCTGCAAAATGCACCTTGGCCGCACGAGTAGACAGCTTTCATGAGAGTACTGAGGGAAAG GTCGGCTATGATCTAAAAGAGGAGATTGAAAGGAAGTTTGATAAGTGGCAAGAACCTCCTCCTGTCAAGCAGGTGAAGCCTCTGCCAGCACCTCTTGATGGACAGAGAAAGAAACGAGGCGGGCGCCG gtACCGTAAAATGAAAGAACGACTTGGACTGACTGAAATCCGCAAACAGGCTAATAGAATGAGCTTTGGGGAG ATTGAAGAAGATGCCTATCAGGAAGACTTGGGCTTCAGCTTAGGACATCTTGGGAAGTCTGGAAGTGGAAGAATACGGCAAGCACAAGTTAATGAAGCAACCAAAGCCAGAATCTCTAAAACATTACAG CGTACACTACAGAAGCAGAGCATGGTttatggaggaaagtccacagtacGGGACAGATCTTCGGGTACTGCTTCCAGTGTAGCCTTTACGCCCCTTCAG GGTCTCGAGATTGTTAACCCACACGCTGCAGAGAAGAAGGTGGCTGAGGCGAATCAGAAATATTTTTCCAGCATGGCAGAGTTCCTGAAAGTGAAGCATGAGAAAAATGGTACTA